A window from Sinanaerobacter sp. ZZT-01 encodes these proteins:
- a CDS encoding MBL fold metallo-hydrolase has protein sequence MTLRFCSFSSGSSGNCYLVKTDKTALLVDAGISGKKIWNGIEKTGTSIQDLKGVLITHEHSDHTKGVRILAKKEKGLNFFANKKTWSQLKEKGPSEQCQIFKTGDSFLIGDIQVKTFSVSHDAADPVGFSFSKGEKQVCIVTDTGCICEDLLNEMRFADLLVLEANHDIDMLKIGKYPWFLKQRVLGDQGHLSNESAAKTLVRLLKEEKRKRQVLLAHLSRENNFPQMAFQTVKNILEEEDYYIGKDIGLNLLLRDQLSLVYDV, from the coding sequence ATGACGTTACGTTTTTGTTCTTTTTCTAGCGGAAGCAGCGGAAACTGTTATTTGGTCAAAACAGATAAAACAGCTCTTTTGGTTGATGCGGGAATAAGTGGAAAGAAGATATGGAATGGAATTGAAAAAACAGGAACATCAATTCAAGATCTGAAGGGGGTTTTAATTACACATGAACATAGTGATCACACGAAAGGCGTACGCATTTTAGCAAAAAAAGAGAAAGGATTGAATTTTTTTGCCAATAAAAAAACATGGAGTCAATTAAAAGAAAAGGGACCTTCAGAACAATGTCAGATTTTTAAAACAGGCGATTCTTTTTTGATAGGAGATATTCAGGTTAAGACTTTTTCTGTTTCACACGATGCGGCAGATCCTGTGGGCTTTTCTTTTTCAAAGGGTGAAAAGCAAGTATGTATTGTAACTGATACAGGCTGCATTTGTGAAGACTTACTAAATGAGATGCGCTTTGCAGATCTTTTGGTACTAGAAGCCAATCATGACATAGATATGCTTAAAATTGGAAAATACCCCTGGTTTTTAAAACAGAGAGTACTTGGGGATCAGGGACATTTATCCAATGAAAGTGCAGCAAAGACGTTGGTTCGTCTATTAAAAGAAGAGAAACGAAAACGGCAAGTTCTCTTAGCTCATTTGAGTCGCGAAAATAATTTTCCGCAAATGGCATTTCAGACTGTTAAAAACATATTAGAAGAGGAAGACTATTACATAGGCAAAGATATTGGGCTGAATCTTCTGTTGCGGGATCAATTGAGCTTAGTATATGATGTTTAA
- the aroQ gene encoding type II 3-dehydroquinate dehydratase, giving the protein MKIQVINGPNLNMLGKREPKLYGKLTLTEINRVLMEEGKKNNVELLFFQSNHEGAIVDCIHDCNEYADAIIINPAAYTHYSIAIRDAIASISVPVVEVHLTKIDEREEFRKISVTKDVCKAQFYGKGIGSYLEAISYFIKQQNTLKKKENTDDKK; this is encoded by the coding sequence ATGAAGATACAAGTGATTAACGGACCGAATTTAAATATGTTAGGAAAAAGGGAACCGAAGTTGTACGGAAAATTGACATTAACAGAAATTAACCGTGTTCTGATGGAAGAAGGAAAAAAAAATAATGTAGAACTTTTATTTTTTCAATCCAATCATGAAGGTGCTATTGTAGATTGCATTCATGATTGTAATGAATATGCAGATGCGATCATTATTAATCCAGCTGCCTATACGCATTATAGTATAGCTATCCGTGATGCGATTGCTTCAATTTCTGTTCCAGTTGTTGAGGTGCATCTGACGAAAATTGATGAGAGAGAAGAATTTCGAAAAATTTCAGTTACGAAGGATGTTTGTAAGGCACAATTTTATGGAAAGGGAATTGGTTCCTATTTAGAAGCTATCTCCTATTTTATAAAACAGCAAAATACATTGAAAAAAAAGGAGAATACAGATGATAAGAAATAA
- a CDS encoding SpoIIE family protein phosphatase — MIRNNGSLMYDVIEKMDSMVRVLDHHNNIIYMNQKMRRVFGEGTGKKCYEMLCKDGICEKCISKDCLKSGKSIIKNEIVGEKKYRVVASPVKMDSKENYSIEIFQDITEQSRIEAENLKHYNKLREDLKFARQVQSRTLPIDDVYWDSLSVASYYYPSEDLGGDIFDIVKINESKSLFYIADVSGHGIRSSLLTIFLRQIIRGLKAEAGDLHLLLDEILENYNELNVKNEQYISILAGVYEKEKKEITFINAGHNCLPILLKKDGEIDKITIAGMPICGLLKKSNHETVKISVEKGDRILLYTDGITEAYNDEIKKSFNYEGLKCILNKYKKETGPTLVKTIINSVIGFVGDHPRDDMAVLITEIL, encoded by the coding sequence ATGATAAGAAATAATGGCAGCTTAATGTATGATGTGATTGAAAAGATGGACTCTATGGTGAGAGTTTTAGATCATCACAATAATATCATATATATGAATCAAAAAATGAGAAGAGTATTTGGTGAAGGAACCGGGAAAAAATGTTATGAAATGCTATGCAAAGATGGGATTTGTGAAAAATGTATTTCAAAAGATTGTTTGAAATCTGGGAAATCAATCATAAAAAATGAAATAGTAGGAGAAAAAAAATACAGAGTGGTTGCATCACCCGTTAAAATGGATTCAAAAGAAAATTATTCTATAGAAATCTTTCAAGACATCACAGAACAGAGCCGAATTGAAGCAGAAAATTTAAAGCATTATAATAAGCTTCGCGAAGATTTGAAATTTGCAAGACAGGTTCAATCGAGAACGTTACCGATTGACGATGTGTATTGGGATTCACTTTCAGTGGCATCTTATTATTATCCCAGCGAAGATTTAGGAGGTGACATTTTTGATATCGTAAAAATTAACGAATCAAAAAGTCTATTCTACATAGCTGATGTGTCAGGACATGGTATTCGATCTTCTCTTCTGACTATTTTTCTGCGTCAAATCATTCGAGGCTTAAAAGCAGAAGCCGGCGACCTTCATTTACTTTTAGATGAAATACTGGAAAATTATAATGAATTAAACGTTAAAAATGAACAGTATATTTCCATCTTAGCCGGCGTATATGAAAAAGAAAAAAAGGAAATAACCTTTATCAATGCCGGACATAACTGTCTGCCTATTTTATTAAAAAAAGATGGTGAAATTGATAAAATTACAATAGCAGGAATGCCAATTTGCGGATTATTAAAGAAATCAAATCATGAGACAGTGAAAATTTCGGTAGAAAAGGGTGATCGCATTCTCTTATATACAGATGGAATAACAGAAGCATATAATGATGAAATTAAAAAATCCTTCAATTATGAAGGATTAAAATGCATATTAAATAAGTATAAGAAAGAAACCGGGCCGACTTTAGTGAAAACGATTATTAACAGTGTAATTGGATTTGTGGGAGATCATCCTCGAGACGATATGGCTGTATTAATTACTGAAATTCTATAG
- a CDS encoding APC family permease: MSDNALKKELKLTNLISMAAGGMIAAWMVEIKFWFELSGPGAVLSLLTCAVLVLPLCLIYSELTSTLPYAGGENIWVSNAFGWDIGWFSCWGVMLLYIMAMPTVAYGIASMVGFLYPITFFQTKVIAAVILVIWFFLTNKELKILAKMQSIMFWSTLVVSIFASIIFITNHNWSYNTLTPWFPNGFAGYGAAVGLLIMKFVGFDLIPQLSEESNFPKKKLWIAFVGSLFCTVLIYGLAVIGVGGIVRTEWIAQTDIVDPRVADIIGMHWLGVIIVIMGSLTCLTTLSSFWLCASRTLYGAAKQRQFTPIFTTLNKEGQPWKANIVVGILSIYFTVFAPEAWINYIYTIYGAAAGVVYLLVTLSFLKLRKTKPNWERPFKVKGAMAMGSISIIFTLWVIYSSVIAMDIGAWVVLGLYILLGIPFWIYAKKKQKTEPEKWAPVILSPDNQE; this comes from the coding sequence ATGTCAGATAATGCATTGAAAAAGGAATTAAAACTAACAAATTTAATTTCAATGGCTGCAGGAGGTATGATTGCTGCATGGATGGTTGAGATTAAATTTTGGTTCGAGCTTTCAGGACCCGGCGCCGTGCTGTCATTGTTGACCTGCGCCGTGCTGGTATTACCACTATGTTTGATTTATTCGGAGCTGACGAGTACACTTCCGTATGCAGGCGGAGAAAATATCTGGGTATCGAATGCTTTTGGATGGGATATTGGATGGTTCTCTTGCTGGGGGGTTATGCTTTTATATATCATGGCTATGCCTACCGTTGCTTATGGGATTGCCAGCATGGTTGGGTTTCTTTATCCGATTACTTTCTTTCAAACAAAAGTGATTGCGGCGGTAATCTTAGTTATTTGGTTCTTCTTAACAAATAAAGAATTAAAAATTCTAGCTAAAATGCAATCCATCATGTTTTGGAGTACTTTAGTTGTTTCAATCTTTGCTTCCATTATTTTTATTACGAATCATAATTGGAGCTATAATACATTAACACCGTGGTTTCCAAATGGATTTGCCGGATATGGAGCAGCAGTGGGACTTCTTATCATGAAGTTTGTAGGATTTGATTTGATTCCTCAGCTTTCAGAAGAATCAAATTTTCCTAAAAAGAAGCTTTGGATTGCCTTTGTCGGATCGCTATTTTGTACAGTTTTAATTTATGGATTGGCAGTCATCGGCGTAGGAGGTATTGTCAGAACCGAATGGATTGCACAGACCGACATTGTTGATCCTAGAGTAGCTGATATTATCGGCATGCACTGGCTTGGAGTCATCATTGTAATTATGGGTTCTTTAACCTGTTTGACAACCTTATCCTCATTTTGGCTGTGTGCTTCTCGTACGTTGTACGGAGCAGCAAAGCAAAGACAATTTACTCCTATTTTTACGACATTGAATAAAGAAGGGCAGCCTTGGAAGGCAAACATCGTAGTTGGCATTTTATCAATCTATTTTACAGTATTTGCACCAGAAGCTTGGATCAATTATATCTATACGATTTATGGTGCCGCGGCAGGTGTTGTTTATCTTTTGGTTACACTTTCTTTCCTGAAACTAAGAAAAACAAAGCCTAATTGGGAACGACCTTTTAAAGTAAAAGGGGCTATGGCAATGGGTAGTATCTCCATTATCTTTACACTTTGGGTTATTTATTCATCTGTTATAGCAATGGATATAGGAGCATGGGTTGTATTAGGATTGTATATTCTACTTGGAATTCCATTTTGGATCTATGCAAAGAAAAAACAGAAAACGGAGCCAGAAAAGTGGGCACCTGTTATTCTTTCACCAGATAATCAGGAATAA
- a CDS encoding calcium/sodium antiporter: MELLIHNYLNSFSTLLLVLVIAAMLYILSKGADILVEEAVSLSLHLGVPKAIIGATIVSLGTTLPEATVSVLAAINGNPDLALGNAIGSIIADTGLILGIAALIGELPVDRLVVERQGKIQILCGFLLAVVCLPFLSGGKGNISQWVGGLFLILLAFYLYISMKWTKTSDGENVSEESIKEEETDTFVEEKRPIYFQLLKLAVGIALVIASSKILIPAVQITAIRIGIPQSIIAATLIAFGTSLPELVTAVTAVRKGHGELAIGNIVGADILNVLFVVGSAAAVTSGGLNVPSNFYKLQIPAMLIILLFFRFFSANGKKEEISKKEGLLLFINYILYVILNFTWR; encoded by the coding sequence ATGGAGTTATTGATTCATAATTATTTAAATTCATTTTCAACGTTATTGTTAGTCCTCGTTATTGCTGCGATGCTGTATATATTAAGTAAAGGAGCAGATATATTAGTAGAAGAAGCTGTGAGTCTATCTCTTCACTTAGGTGTGCCCAAAGCGATTATAGGAGCTACGATTGTTTCTTTAGGGACAACCCTTCCAGAAGCAACCGTCTCTGTATTGGCTGCAATAAATGGTAATCCCGATTTGGCATTGGGCAATGCAATCGGTTCAATTATAGCTGACACGGGATTGATTCTTGGAATTGCTGCATTGATTGGAGAATTGCCGGTAGATCGCTTAGTTGTAGAGCGTCAGGGTAAAATTCAAATATTATGTGGATTTTTGCTAGCAGTTGTATGTCTTCCGTTTTTATCCGGAGGAAAAGGAAACATCAGTCAATGGGTTGGCGGCCTTTTCCTAATTCTTTTGGCTTTTTATCTGTATATTTCAATGAAATGGACGAAAACATCTGATGGGGAAAATGTTTCCGAAGAAAGTATAAAAGAAGAGGAAACGGATACCTTCGTGGAAGAAAAGAGGCCGATTTACTTCCAATTACTAAAATTAGCAGTTGGTATTGCCCTAGTAATCGCATCTTCTAAAATTTTAATTCCAGCCGTACAAATAACAGCAATTCGAATCGGGATTCCTCAAAGTATTATAGCAGCGACACTGATTGCTTTTGGTACAAGTCTTCCTGAATTGGTAACGGCAGTTACTGCGGTAAGAAAGGGACATGGGGAGCTCGCAATTGGAAATATCGTAGGTGCAGATATACTAAATGTTCTTTTTGTGGTAGGCAGTGCAGCAGCCGTAACTTCTGGCGGATTAAATGTTCCTTCTAATTTTTATAAGCTCCAAATTCCGGCAATGTTAATCATCTTACTTTTCTTTCGATTCTTTTCTGCAAATGGAAAGAAAGAAGAAATCTCAAAGAAAGAGGGGCTACTGCTTTTTATCAACTACATTCTGTATGTAATACTGAATTTTACATGGCGTTAA
- a CDS encoding ribonuclease HI, whose amino-acid sequence MKKINIYTDGACSGNQNETNIGGWGAILEYGEHMKELYGGEANTTNNRMEMMALINALSSLKKEGQAISVFSDSSYLMNCFREKWYLNWKKNNWKTSKKTPVENKDLWEALLNLVEKHTIQFYRVKGHVNLASKTVNFNALFEKFKEWNGDSFTYQDFLYITEKNNRADTLANLGMEPFRL is encoded by the coding sequence ATGAAAAAAATAAATATTTATACCGATGGTGCATGTTCCGGAAATCAAAACGAAACTAACATAGGCGGTTGGGGAGCCATTCTTGAATACGGAGAACACATGAAAGAACTGTACGGTGGAGAAGCAAATACTACCAATAACCGCATGGAAATGATGGCTCTTATCAACGCCTTGTCCTCTTTAAAAAAAGAAGGGCAGGCTATTTCTGTTTTTTCAGATAGTTCCTATCTTATGAATTGCTTTCGAGAAAAATGGTATTTAAATTGGAAAAAAAACAATTGGAAAACTTCTAAAAAAACACCTGTTGAAAACAAAGATCTTTGGGAAGCTTTGTTAAATTTAGTCGAAAAACATACCATTCAATTTTATCGTGTAAAGGGGCACGTGAACTTAGCAAGTAAGACGGTTAATTTCAATGCACTCTTTGAAAAATTTAAAGAGTGGAACGGAGATTCCTTTACCTATCAAGATTTTTTATATATTACGGAAAAGAATAACCGAGCCGATACATTGGCAAATTTAGGTATGGAACCTTTTCGCCTATAG
- a CDS encoding ArsR/SmtB family transcription factor gives MRLRKESDEMQEDEILLVAKVSDALAHPARVKIFRFIYVSNRNRETICNKDVVANFDYSQATISQHIKKLVEAGLIQVKKQDKFSIYYVNIGILGKYLDAVKKFQ, from the coding sequence ATGAGATTAAGAAAAGAATCGGATGAAATGCAGGAAGATGAGATATTATTAGTTGCCAAAGTCTCTGATGCTCTTGCCCACCCAGCACGAGTCAAAATATTTCGTTTTATTTATGTAAGCAACCGAAACCGAGAAACAATCTGTAATAAAGATGTCGTCGCTAATTTTGATTATTCACAGGCTACCATCAGCCAGCACATAAAAAAATTGGTTGAAGCAGGTCTGATACAAGTAAAAAAACAAGATAAATTTTCCATATACTATGTTAATATTGGGATTTTAGGCAAATATCTAGATGCTGTTAAAAAATTTCAGTAA
- the yycH gene encoding two-component system activity regulator YycH: MKKPFLINIEKIKDIILVVLFFITILLIYFFWRNNSFDIVFQLPSDPITSTMNYNTPPPSISQLIQPEEISVCFGSSGTYTKVSLEDRSNLWNSAINQLRQFGKSETVFVEEITKEKYEEILNYRSIEYRFAYDIPFSEFLKYEDIKKYQSLEGIFGMGSLAYFDGSKESIVIHQYKDDKYYRLASNNKEFSTFSDMIDEIESSDYITYYPSNIIFGLKTNSNTLIPLSIQSNLQPFPYQLENKHNKEKLKELSASFFGESYDFVRKMVDSKGAVINMYGYGQKVFTMNTDGSFEYKEEENESSGTSLGFYEALETAVKFVANRGGWQSLNGAELTPYLKDVIVTEKDKNKTYEFSFGMLLNGHKIYYQEGEPLFVEIKGSQVIRYKRNMIDFDNSMMNNLKNAVYQEVFPAVNVPAGANYIYLKNLLESQAAAEKVEEKNSHLKEMTFEQIAKEIEGMEVGYIRTMNEEDEFILRPAWIIEMKKMDAYFDLYNQAEPIGYSIK; encoded by the coding sequence ATGAAAAAGCCATTTCTTATCAATATTGAAAAAATAAAAGATATCATATTAGTAGTATTGTTTTTTATAACAATACTACTAATATATTTTTTTTGGAGAAATAATTCCTTTGATATTGTTTTCCAATTGCCAAGCGATCCGATTACGTCGACAATGAATTATAATACACCACCTCCATCCATATCTCAGCTGATACAGCCGGAGGAGATTTCTGTTTGCTTTGGGAGCAGTGGTACATATACAAAAGTTTCATTGGAGGATAGAAGTAATTTATGGAATTCAGCGATTAATCAATTGAGGCAGTTTGGAAAATCGGAAACAGTTTTTGTAGAAGAAATAACAAAAGAAAAGTACGAAGAGATATTAAATTACCGTTCAATTGAATATCGATTTGCTTATGATATTCCTTTTTCTGAATTTTTAAAGTATGAGGATATAAAAAAATACCAGAGCTTAGAAGGAATTTTCGGTATGGGCTCCTTGGCTTATTTTGATGGCAGTAAAGAAAGCATTGTTATACATCAATATAAGGATGATAAATATTATCGTCTTGCTTCCAACAATAAAGAATTTAGTACATTTTCAGATATGATTGATGAGATTGAGTCTTCTGACTATATTACATATTATCCGAGCAATATTATTTTTGGTCTAAAGACAAATAGCAATACCTTAATTCCGTTGAGCATTCAGTCAAATTTACAACCATTTCCATATCAATTAGAGAATAAACATAACAAGGAGAAACTAAAGGAGTTATCTGCGTCATTTTTCGGAGAAAGTTATGATTTTGTTCGTAAAATGGTAGACAGCAAAGGAGCTGTTATCAATATGTATGGTTATGGGCAAAAAGTATTTACAATGAATACAGACGGCAGTTTTGAGTATAAAGAAGAAGAAAATGAAAGCAGTGGTACCTCTTTAGGATTTTATGAAGCGTTGGAAACTGCGGTAAAATTTGTAGCAAATCGTGGTGGATGGCAGTCTTTAAATGGAGCAGAGCTTACTCCTTATTTAAAAGATGTTATCGTTACAGAAAAAGATAAAAATAAAACCTATGAATTTTCATTCGGAATGTTACTGAATGGCCATAAAATATATTATCAAGAGGGAGAACCGCTATTTGTTGAAATAAAAGGAAGCCAGGTAATTCGTTATAAGCGGAATATGATAGATTTTGATAACAGCATGATGAATAATTTAAAAAATGCCGTTTATCAGGAAGTGTTTCCTGCGGTAAATGTCCCTGCCGGTGCAAATTATATCTATTTAAAAAATTTGTTAGAGAGTCAAGCAGCAGCGGAAAAAGTGGAAGAAAAAAATTCTCATTTAAAAGAAATGACTTTTGAACAGATTGCAAAAGAGATTGAAGGAATGGAAGTCGGGTATATAAGAACAATGAACGAAGAAGATGAATTTATATTGAGGCCTGCTTGGATTATTGAAATGAAGAAGATGGATGCATATTTTGATTTATATAATCAAGCAGAGCCGATTGGTTACAGCATAAAATAG
- a CDS encoding S1C family serine protease has protein sequence MDDEVRTNENKIDGENFVMRDAGGSITESQYVYHGKGKKGKGQLIAIILIVVLAFGSGFGGGIAAMYFGQNFIVSSQNGTSGSNITINPDSKLDTAEVIAKKVIPSVVGISTKTEVVYQGWFGRQSGISEGVGTGIIVDKNGYILTNSHVISDGKAQKITVQLSDGREEEGSVLWSDSILDLAIVKIEATDLQAASLGDSEEVNIGAYAVAIGNPLGMAFQRSVTQGIISGLDRSISVGEGQGAVTMDGLMQTDASINSGNSGGPLLNSKGEVIGINSAKVQSAEGLGFAIPINTAKPIVDEIKEKGEFTKAYIGISGVSLKTYRENYETVDKGVDEGVIVLDLTSGFGAEAAGVKVGDVIVALEGEKIDTMSRLNTKLIQHRPGDKVKLEIIRDKKKIELEVLLKAAE, from the coding sequence ATGGATGATGAGGTAAGGACAAATGAAAACAAAATTGATGGAGAAAACTTTGTTATGAGAGATGCAGGGGGATCAATTACAGAATCTCAATATGTTTACCACGGAAAAGGAAAAAAAGGGAAAGGACAACTAATTGCTATTATATTAATTGTTGTGCTAGCCTTTGGTTCCGGATTTGGCGGTGGGATTGCAGCGATGTATTTCGGACAGAATTTTATAGTCAGTTCACAAAATGGAACAAGTGGGTCAAATATTACAATCAATCCCGACAGTAAATTAGATACAGCAGAAGTGATTGCAAAAAAAGTGATTCCATCCGTAGTGGGGATCAGCACCAAAACAGAAGTCGTATATCAAGGATGGTTCGGAAGACAAAGCGGAATCAGTGAAGGCGTCGGAACGGGAATCATCGTTGATAAAAATGGATATATTTTAACAAATTCACATGTAATCAGTGATGGAAAAGCACAAAAAATAACTGTGCAACTATCCGATGGACGAGAAGAAGAAGGTTCGGTTTTATGGAGTGACAGCATCTTGGATTTAGCTATCGTTAAAATTGAAGCAACTGACCTTCAAGCAGCTTCCCTTGGTGATTCCGAAGAAGTAAATATTGGAGCTTATGCTGTTGCAATCGGAAACCCTCTGGGAATGGCATTTCAAAGAAGTGTAACACAAGGGATTATAAGTGGACTTGACCGATCCATTTCTGTTGGTGAAGGGCAAGGTGCCGTTACAATGGATGGATTGATGCAGACCGATGCTTCTATCAATTCAGGAAACAGCGGAGGACCGCTTTTAAACAGTAAAGGTGAAGTTATAGGCATTAATAGTGCAAAGGTACAATCTGCGGAAGGCCTTGGCTTTGCAATACCGATCAATACTGCAAAACCAATTGTGGATGAAATTAAAGAAAAAGGCGAATTTACTAAAGCTTATATCGGAATCAGCGGTGTAAGCTTGAAAACCTACCGTGAAAATTATGAAACTGTGGATAAAGGTGTGGATGAAGGGGTAATTGTATTAGATTTAACCTCAGGCTTTGGTGCAGAAGCTGCAGGAGTAAAAGTAGGTGATGTCATTGTAGCGTTAGAAGGAGAAAAAATAGATACAATGAGCCGTTTAAATACAAAACTGATTCAACATCGTCCGGGAGACAAAGTAAAGCTGGAGATCATTCGTGATAAAAAGAAGATAGAATTAGAAGTCCTGTTAAAAGCAGCAGAATAA
- a CDS encoding isochorismatase family cysteine hydrolase: MRPKEKYLNFYYETVKEHEELTFDPRKTALLIIDMQNEFVLRDFGEALQFKEMGEWERWIPFHDRLDDIAIPNNKKLLEYFRENKMVVTFGRIACLREDGEDRSPVQKSEGWNNMLMPVNSYAAQMIDELKPLENEIVVNKTTDSVTTGTNYLTLLRFMGIETIVVTGIVTDQCVASTIRGLADEGFKVICVEDACAAGSMELHDAELKIMSVIYCDVLTTQETIQAIEKNKQKNR, from the coding sequence ATGAGACCAAAGGAAAAGTATCTTAACTTTTATTATGAGACAGTAAAGGAGCACGAAGAGCTGACATTTGATCCAAGAAAAACAGCATTGCTTATTATCGATATGCAAAATGAATTTGTACTTCGAGATTTCGGAGAGGCACTGCAATTTAAAGAAATGGGAGAATGGGAACGCTGGATACCATTTCATGACAGGCTGGACGACATAGCCATTCCAAATAATAAGAAACTGCTAGAATATTTCAGAGAAAATAAAATGGTTGTTACCTTTGGAAGAATCGCATGTTTAAGAGAGGATGGAGAGGATCGTTCTCCCGTGCAAAAATCGGAAGGATGGAACAATATGTTAATGCCGGTTAACAGTTATGCGGCACAAATGATTGATGAATTAAAGCCGTTGGAAAATGAAATTGTGGTAAACAAAACAACGGACAGTGTTACAACAGGAACAAATTATTTGACGCTGCTTCGTTTTATGGGAATTGAGACAATCGTTGTCACTGGTATTGTGACAGATCAGTGCGTGGCTTCTACGATAAGAGGTTTGGCAGATGAGGGATTTAAGGTAATCTGTGTCGAAGATGCCTGTGCGGCGGGAAGTATGGAACTTCATGATGCAGAATTGAAAATTATGAGCGTTATCTACTGCGACGTTTTAACAACGCAGGAAACCATTCAAGCAATTGAAAAAAATAAACAAAAAAATCGCTAA
- the rlmH gene encoding 23S rRNA (pseudouridine(1915)-N(3))-methyltransferase RlmH, whose protein sequence is MNVSIICIGKLKETYWTDAVKEYSKRLGKYCTLSINELKEERLPDHASVAQEIAVKQEEGKSLLKQIKANAFVIALEIQGKNLSSEDFAKKIEQLALEGKSEIAFIIGGSLGLSDEVLERADYGLSFSKMTFPHQMMRVILLEQIYRCFKINKNETYHK, encoded by the coding sequence ATGAACGTATCTATTATTTGTATTGGTAAATTAAAAGAAACATATTGGACTGATGCGGTGAAAGAATACAGCAAACGATTGGGTAAATACTGTACATTGTCAATTAACGAATTGAAAGAAGAGAGATTGCCGGATCATGCTTCGGTAGCACAGGAAATTGCTGTAAAACAAGAAGAAGGAAAGAGTTTATTAAAACAAATAAAAGCGAATGCATTTGTCATTGCCCTAGAGATTCAGGGAAAAAATTTGTCTTCAGAGGACTTTGCTAAAAAAATAGAGCAATTAGCTTTAGAGGGTAAGAGTGAGATTGCTTTTATCATCGGTGGGTCTTTGGGGCTTTCCGACGAAGTTTTGGAACGTGCTGATTACGGTTTGTCTTTTTCTAAAATGACATTTCCTCATCAGATGATGCGTGTTATATTACTAGAACAGATTTACCGATGCTTTAAAATAAATAAAAATGAAACATATCATAAGTAA
- the yycI gene encoding two-component system regulatory protein YycI has product MDWTKAKTILIIALLITNLIFLTSYFFTLKQPNFVENDVTKNTEELLSAKKIYLEAEIPKKTPTMAVLSVKSNELKNEIKQRALENQRPLSENQTMDEDYISLSKEFIENCGVYDENVEFQSIKKENSKIYVRFKNVYEKIPIEESYMVCIIEDGKVIDFQRKWFDAIGFGETKKKVITASNALIKFMVNKEEDKKSSSLEGKAIQIKDISLVYWLYSYQLDHAVSTSEDTAFPAWRITYNNDEMEYILAYQQ; this is encoded by the coding sequence ATGGATTGGACAAAAGCAAAAACCATACTAATTATAGCACTTCTTATCACAAATCTTATCTTTCTTACAAGCTATTTTTTTACATTAAAACAACCGAATTTTGTGGAAAATGATGTGACAAAAAATACAGAAGAGCTATTGTCTGCTAAAAAGATTTATTTGGAGGCAGAAATACCAAAGAAAACCCCTACAATGGCAGTTTTGTCTGTTAAGAGCAATGAGCTTAAAAACGAAATAAAGCAGAGGGCACTAGAAAACCAGAGACCTTTATCAGAAAATCAAACGATGGACGAGGATTATATCTCATTAAGCAAAGAGTTTATAGAGAATTGTGGTGTTTATGATGAAAATGTAGAATTTCAATCCATAAAAAAAGAAAATAGTAAAATTTATGTGAGATTTAAAAATGTATATGAAAAGATACCCATTGAAGAAAGCTATATGGTTTGTATAATAGAAGATGGAAAAGTAATTGATTTTCAAAGAAAATGGTTTGATGCAATTGGGTTTGGAGAAACAAAGAAAAAAGTAATCACTGCATCCAATGCTTTGATTAAATTTATGGTAAATAAAGAAGAAGATAAAAAATCTTCCAGTCTGGAAGGAAAAGCTATTCAGATCAAGGATATTTCGTTGGTATACTGGCTTTATTCCTATCAATTAGATCATGCAGTATCTACTTCAGAAGATACTGCATTTCCGGCTTGGAGGATCACCTATAATAATGATGAAATGGAGTATATTTTAGCATATCAGCAATAA